In Nocardioides cavernae, a single genomic region encodes these proteins:
- a CDS encoding FtsX-like permease family protein codes for MTGSRSPRVRAWSPVRHAWRSAWRHRRGEALALVAISALITACTAFAPVYDRAMQQSLVDTLLAQATPADATVTLVSESNDFAGGTEPRDPREMAALIPDDLAALLGPVVLGRAAIVVPTTGEVPPSGLLLWRDGACEHVRLLSGVCPNAPGEILVSEADVDNFGLRLGSVRTVGSSIADQPDIRLEVVGTYAPLLDDVWWQGQRTDGVSAVVHGLDPSANHDAWLTTETTFTAGSIMTAETSQAGAPVRMDHDGADVDGVLALDDGVRQVADDLRGEDLELRTGLGELTDTMRTQVDQAHRTVPLLLAPMALLSVFVLWLVLSAATSSRRGEVAVARLRGRGPSGAAGLLLLELLPALLLGVLPGALVALAGGLVVRRVLPGAAPPEAGPGFGTALLSAVAVIVLTTLAAAVRTARQPLHEVVRSGPAPSGRWALGAVDAFIVACVGTGVVAFVTGSLQGPLALVGPALIALLTGLLLAHQAGPAGRVLGRRLLARGRLVSGTSLLEVGRRSEGRTVIVVLTVACALAVFSMDALAIGERNRANASRHDAGAPVVLQVAGGDIDGVRAALTAADASGRATAVLAGRDTLAVDPDEFRQIAFFPRGGPTAEEWRAIAPPDREPTEITGTRVSLDVEPGAGLASGDVFGSEVDVGLSLVVTSATGVRRTIPLGTLPVDGPRQRLTGRADACADGCRLAALQLTTAQGAVVQGELALAGLRVDGRKVAWATSASDWNTTDDEDTLVSPVDGGDGTLRLAIEASGFYPIEVSPAWVPRAVPALLTVEPPRASPEPLVLEGVDGTDRLAEDAGSLVLVPAMPDGSSLVDIDAATRGAAITRDTRVEVWMEDDAKLVAAVQTALRDRAIALTDVRRFSTISQAYDDTVASWSLALGAAVAPAVMVLALLVLLVLAAIGWRTRARDLAVLRLNGMGVRTTRRLAVWAQLSAVIPAIVAGVAAGMAGAALAMPDVAFFPEPPHVPVVDTSTSWPAVLAVTATCVVVLLAVAAVAGLVVARRAHVERVREGA; via the coding sequence ATGACGGGCTCCCGATCCCCGCGCGTGCGGGCGTGGTCGCCCGTCCGGCACGCGTGGCGGTCGGCATGGCGCCACCGGCGGGGCGAGGCCCTGGCGCTGGTCGCGATCTCAGCGCTGATCACCGCCTGCACCGCCTTCGCCCCGGTGTACGACCGGGCCATGCAACAGTCGTTGGTCGACACACTGCTCGCGCAGGCGACGCCCGCCGACGCGACGGTCACCCTGGTGTCCGAGAGCAACGACTTCGCCGGCGGTACGGAGCCGCGCGACCCGCGGGAGATGGCGGCCCTGATCCCCGACGACCTCGCTGCGCTTCTCGGGCCGGTCGTGCTCGGCCGCGCCGCGATCGTCGTGCCCACGACGGGCGAGGTCCCGCCGTCGGGCCTGCTCCTCTGGCGCGACGGCGCCTGTGAGCACGTACGCCTGCTGAGCGGCGTCTGCCCGAACGCGCCCGGCGAGATCCTGGTGAGCGAGGCGGACGTCGACAACTTCGGGCTGCGGCTCGGCTCGGTCCGCACGGTCGGCTCCTCGATCGCCGACCAGCCCGACATCCGCCTCGAGGTCGTCGGGACCTATGCCCCGCTGCTGGACGACGTGTGGTGGCAGGGCCAGCGCACCGATGGCGTCTCGGCCGTCGTGCACGGGCTCGATCCCTCGGCCAACCACGACGCGTGGTTGACCACCGAGACGACCTTCACCGCCGGCTCGATCATGACGGCGGAGACGTCACAGGCAGGCGCACCCGTGCGCATGGACCATGACGGCGCCGACGTCGACGGCGTGCTCGCGCTGGACGACGGCGTCCGGCAGGTCGCCGACGACCTGCGCGGCGAGGACCTGGAGCTCCGCACCGGCCTCGGCGAGCTGACCGACACCATGCGCACCCAGGTCGACCAGGCCCACCGCACCGTGCCGCTGCTCCTGGCGCCGATGGCGCTGCTGTCGGTGTTCGTGCTCTGGCTGGTGCTCAGCGCCGCCACGTCCTCGCGACGCGGCGAGGTCGCGGTCGCGCGGCTCCGCGGTCGCGGCCCGTCCGGTGCTGCCGGGCTCCTCCTGCTGGAGCTGCTCCCCGCGCTCCTGCTCGGGGTCCTGCCGGGTGCCCTCGTGGCGCTGGCGGGCGGGCTGGTCGTCAGGCGCGTGCTGCCGGGGGCCGCACCGCCCGAGGCCGGGCCCGGGTTCGGCACCGCGCTGCTCAGCGCTGTCGCGGTGATCGTGCTGACCACCCTCGCCGCCGCCGTACGCACGGCCCGCCAGCCCCTGCACGAGGTGGTGCGCAGCGGCCCGGCGCCGAGCGGCCGGTGGGCGCTGGGTGCGGTCGACGCGTTCATCGTCGCGTGCGTCGGCACGGGTGTGGTCGCCTTCGTGACTGGGAGCCTCCAGGGTCCCCTCGCCCTCGTCGGTCCCGCGCTGATCGCACTGCTGACCGGCCTGCTGCTGGCGCACCAGGCCGGTCCTGCCGGTCGGGTGCTCGGCCGCCGCCTGCTGGCGCGCGGTCGCCTGGTCTCGGGCACCAGCCTGCTGGAGGTCGGACGCCGGTCGGAGGGGCGGACGGTGATCGTCGTCCTCACCGTCGCGTGCGCCCTCGCGGTCTTCTCGATGGACGCCCTGGCCATCGGCGAGCGCAACCGCGCCAACGCCAGCCGCCACGACGCCGGCGCCCCGGTCGTGCTCCAGGTCGCGGGCGGCGACATCGACGGGGTGCGAGCGGCGTTGACGGCAGCCGACGCCTCGGGCCGTGCGACGGCCGTCCTGGCCGGACGCGACACCCTCGCCGTCGACCCCGACGAGTTCCGCCAGATCGCGTTCTTCCCGCGCGGTGGTCCGACGGCCGAGGAGTGGCGGGCGATCGCCCCGCCCGACCGTGAGCCGACGGAGATCACCGGCACGCGCGTCTCGCTCGACGTCGAGCCCGGCGCCGGGCTCGCCTCCGGAGACGTCTTCGGCAGCGAGGTCGACGTAGGGCTGAGCCTGGTCGTCACCTCTGCCACCGGCGTACGCCGCACGATCCCGCTCGGAACCCTGCCGGTGGACGGCCCGCGCCAGCGGCTGACAGGCAGGGCCGACGCCTGTGCCGACGGCTGCCGGCTGGCCGCCCTGCAGCTGACGACCGCCCAGGGCGCGGTCGTCCAGGGCGAGCTCGCGCTCGCGGGCCTGCGCGTCGACGGGCGGAAGGTCGCCTGGGCGACCTCGGCCTCGGACTGGAACACCACCGACGACGAAGACACCCTCGTCTCGCCGGTCGACGGCGGTGACGGCACACTGCGGCTCGCGATCGAGGCGAGCGGCTTCTACCCGATCGAGGTCTCCCCGGCCTGGGTTCCGCGGGCGGTTCCAGCGCTGCTGACCGTCGAGCCGCCCCGCGCGTCCCCGGAGCCGCTGGTGCTCGAGGGCGTGGACGGAACCGACCGGTTGGCGGAGGACGCTGGTTCGCTCGTCCTCGTCCCGGCGATGCCCGACGGATCCAGCCTGGTGGACATCGACGCCGCCACCCGCGGTGCGGCGATCACCCGCGACACCCGAGTCGAGGTCTGGATGGAGGACGACGCGAAGCTGGTGGCAGCCGTGCAGACGGCGCTGCGCGACCGGGCGATCGCGCTGACCGACGTACGCCGCTTCTCGACGATCAGTCAGGCGTACGACGACACCGTCGCCAGCTGGAGCCTGGCGCTCGGGGCCGCGGTGGCGCCGGCGGTGATGGTCCTCGCGCTGCTCGTCCTCCTCGTGCTCGCGGCGATCGGCTGGCGGACCCGCGCCCGCGACCTCGCCGTGCTGCGGCTCAACGGGATGGGCGTGCGGACGACCCGCCGCCTGGCCGTCTGGGCACAGCTGTCGGCCGTCATCCCCGCCATCGTCGCCGGAGTGGCAGCAGGCATGGCGGGCGCCGCGCTCGCGATGCCGGACGTGGCGTTCTTCCCCGAGCCGCCGCACGTCCCGGTCGTCGACACGTCGACCTCGTGGCCGGCCGTCCTCGCGGTCACCGCCACCTGTGTCGTGGTGCTGCTCGCGGTGGCCGCCGTCGCGGGCCTGGTGGTGGCCCGCCGAGCCCACGTCGAGCGCGTGAGGGAGGGCGCCTGA
- a CDS encoding glycosyltransferase family 2 protein, which translates to MVGDDHSAPVPPAPDRSASSYSIVIPVYNSQDVVGSTVDRVVEVFESAGLRYQVVLVNDGSRDGSWDVIAERARTSPHIVALDLLRNYGQHHANVAGMREATGDYVITLDDDLQNPPDQALLLIEKAMEGHDVVFGRFDRKQARGYRRLGSRAISMVNRRVFDQPPGLAVSNFRILRRDVVERICGSRTAHPYITGQALMFSSDPADVLVRHDPRPVGTSNYGLRRIASLVLAILFSYSVFPLRLAAGIGFAVAGGSFLLGLFYLVRALFVDSSVPGWTTIAVLLALMNGFVIMLLSMLGEYVVRTLNAVSAVTTYHVARRVSS; encoded by the coding sequence ATGGTGGGCGACGACCACAGCGCTCCCGTGCCGCCCGCCCCCGACCGGTCAGCCAGCTCCTACTCCATCGTGATCCCCGTCTACAACAGCCAGGACGTCGTGGGATCGACGGTCGACCGCGTCGTGGAGGTCTTCGAGTCCGCGGGGCTGCGCTACCAGGTCGTGCTGGTCAACGACGGCAGCCGGGACGGCAGCTGGGACGTGATCGCCGAGCGCGCGCGCACGTCCCCGCACATCGTCGCGCTCGACCTGCTGCGCAACTACGGCCAGCACCACGCCAACGTCGCCGGCATGCGCGAGGCGACCGGCGACTACGTGATCACCCTCGACGACGACCTGCAGAACCCGCCCGACCAGGCGCTGCTGCTCATCGAGAAGGCGATGGAGGGCCACGACGTCGTCTTCGGCCGCTTCGACCGCAAGCAGGCGCGGGGCTACCGACGACTGGGCAGCAGGGCGATCAGCATGGTCAACCGGCGGGTCTTCGACCAGCCGCCCGGCCTGGCCGTGTCCAACTTCCGGATCCTGCGCCGCGACGTGGTGGAGCGGATCTGCGGCTCCCGCACCGCCCACCCCTACATCACGGGTCAGGCGCTGATGTTCTCCAGCGACCCCGCCGACGTGCTGGTGCGTCACGACCCCCGACCGGTCGGCACCAGCAACTACGGCCTGCGCCGCATCGCCTCGCTCGTGCTGGCCATCCTGTTCAGCTACTCCGTGTTCCCGCTGCGGCTGGCCGCCGGCATCGGCTTCGCGGTCGCCGGCGGCAGCTTCCTGCTCGGCCTCTTCTACCTCGTCCGCGCACTGTTCGTGGACTCGTCCGTGCCCGGCTGGACGACGATCGCGGTGCTGCTGGCGCTGATGAACGGCTTCGTCATCATGCTGCTGTCGATGCTGGGCGAGTACGTCGTCCGCACGCTCAACGCGGTCAGCGCGGTCACCACCTACCACGTGGCGCGCCGGGTGTCCTCGTGA
- a CDS encoding sulfotransferase family protein has protein sequence MSGCDHRHLLVVGAQRCGTTYLSRALDAHPDVTMARPSPPEPKVFCDATLSARGVESYHRTWFAHARDETLLGDKSTSYLEDPHAPGRAAEMLGQPEVVVLLRDPVRRAVSHWRFSTANGFETLDLEDALLADLDDDRRWDPQRSSVSPFAYLRRGRYAEQLEPWSATFPSTTHVLFTEELLADPAVLSGLVADLGLDPARTPVPDGEVVNATPGVAPVLDAGVTSTLEGYFKESNARLADQLGRPLPW, from the coding sequence GTGAGCGGCTGCGACCACCGGCACCTGCTCGTCGTCGGGGCACAACGGTGCGGCACGACGTACCTGAGTCGCGCGCTCGACGCACACCCCGACGTCACGATGGCCCGACCGTCGCCGCCCGAGCCGAAGGTCTTCTGCGACGCGACGCTCTCCGCCCGCGGCGTGGAGTCCTACCACCGCACGTGGTTCGCGCACGCCCGTGACGAGACGCTGCTGGGCGACAAGAGCACCAGCTACCTCGAGGACCCGCACGCCCCGGGCCGCGCGGCCGAGATGCTCGGCCAGCCCGAGGTGGTCGTGCTGCTGCGCGACCCCGTGCGCCGGGCGGTGTCGCACTGGCGCTTCAGCACGGCCAACGGGTTCGAGACCCTCGACCTCGAGGACGCCCTGCTCGCCGACCTCGACGACGACCGGCGGTGGGACCCGCAGCGCTCGTCCGTGTCGCCCTTCGCCTACCTGCGGCGTGGTCGCTACGCCGAGCAGCTCGAGCCCTGGTCTGCGACGTTCCCCTCGACCACGCACGTGCTGTTCACCGAGGAGCTGCTGGCCGACCCCGCGGTGCTGTCCGGGCTCGTGGCGGACCTCGGGCTCGACCCGGCCCGTACGCCGGTCCCCGACGGCGAGGTGGTCAATGCGACGCCGGGCGTCGCGCCCGTGCTCGACGCAGGCGTGACGAGCACGCTCGAGGGGTACTTCAAGGAGAGCAACGCGCGACTGGCCGA